A part of Gemmatimonas groenlandica genomic DNA contains:
- a CDS encoding NAD-dependent epimerase/dehydratase family protein has translation MSTARVVAPLRVLVLGGTGYIGPHLVEHALARGHTVTLFNRGKTKPGLFPKVEKLIGDRSDPNGHEALKGRTWDVVYDLPTTNPQWIVNAAAVLKGKVAQYVFVSSTAAYKDFTRSFPDETHPTQEPAPISGPDAAAAPYGNKKVRCEQLVQDAFGAGATVVRPGLIVGPGDLTDRFTYWPVRIEKGGEILAPGTIDDPAQWIDVRDLTEWMVRLGESRTGGVFNAVGPRTVCGIGELLYGIKACFNNDARFTWVPTSFLTAQKVRSWVEMPVWSFTGASTVAFSTSVIEKALASGLTFRPLATTVRDALTWYHARPAAEQEKLRAGIAPEREREVLAAWHAQQSGAK, from the coding sequence GTGAGCACTGCGCGTGTCGTCGCACCGTTGCGCGTGCTGGTATTGGGCGGCACGGGTTACATCGGCCCGCATCTGGTGGAGCACGCCTTGGCGCGTGGTCACACGGTTACGCTGTTCAATCGCGGCAAGACCAAGCCGGGGTTGTTTCCGAAGGTCGAGAAGCTGATCGGCGACCGCAGCGATCCGAACGGACACGAGGCGCTGAAAGGGCGCACGTGGGATGTGGTGTACGATTTGCCGACCACGAATCCGCAGTGGATCGTGAACGCGGCGGCGGTCCTGAAGGGCAAGGTGGCGCAGTACGTGTTTGTGAGCAGTACGGCAGCGTACAAAGATTTCACGCGCTCGTTTCCCGACGAGACGCACCCCACGCAGGAGCCGGCGCCGATCAGTGGCCCCGATGCGGCCGCTGCGCCGTATGGCAACAAGAAGGTGCGCTGCGAGCAGCTGGTGCAGGACGCATTCGGTGCCGGCGCCACGGTGGTGCGGCCGGGGCTGATCGTGGGTCCCGGCGATCTCACCGATCGGTTCACCTACTGGCCGGTGCGCATCGAGAAGGGCGGCGAGATTCTGGCGCCGGGTACAATTGACGATCCGGCGCAGTGGATCGACGTGCGCGATCTCACCGAGTGGATGGTGCGTTTGGGCGAGAGCCGTACGGGCGGTGTGTTCAATGCCGTCGGTCCACGCACGGTGTGTGGCATCGGCGAACTGCTGTACGGCATCAAGGCGTGCTTCAACAACGACGCGCGCTTCACGTGGGTGCCGACGTCGTTCCTCACCGCGCAGAAGGTACGCTCGTGGGTGGAGATGCCGGTGTGGTCGTTCACTGGCGCCAGTACGGTGGCGTTCAGCACGAGTGTGATCGAGAAAGCGCTGGCGTCGGGGCTCACCTTCCGTCCGCTGGCCACCACGGTGCGTGATGCGCTCACCTGGTATCACGCACGTCCGGCGGCGGAGCAGGAGAAGTTGCGGGCTGGTATCGCGCCTGAGCGCGAGCGTGAAGTCTTGGCCGCGTGGCACGCCCAGCAATCCGGAGCCAAGTGA
- a CDS encoding NTP/NDP exchange transporter: MIRRVMAKLVTVEEGEWRATLLAFSFFFFLLASYFILRSIRDAIGVAAGTAKLPWLFTGTLIATLLANPLYATIVSRLPVRRFIPIVYRVFAGLLVVFAFAVYSTGPAEEKYLGPAFWIFISVFSLFVPSVFWGFMADTFYSDQGKRLYGFIGVGGTLGGMFGSKFTSLMATQVGTPMLMLMSVLLLECGVQMLRKFPPSFRAETRDREEAKRSVGGGSLAGITHVLRSPYLLGICLFMLLFTIGTTVLYFQQAEIVGAKFADRESRTAFLANLDFYVQLLTVLAQLFISGRVIKWIGVGMTLAILPLVSVIGFGALGVWPSLSLFVAFTVIRRAGNYAFANPGREVLFSVIPAEDKYKAKNFIDTFAYRSGDQIGAWSYAGMSAAGLAVSSIALIAAPMSAVWLVVAIWLGRRHTVMSKAESL, from the coding sequence GTGATCCGTCGCGTCATGGCGAAGCTGGTGACGGTGGAAGAAGGCGAGTGGCGGGCCACGCTACTCGCATTTTCTTTCTTCTTTTTCTTGTTGGCGAGCTACTTCATTCTACGTAGCATTCGCGACGCGATCGGCGTAGCCGCCGGTACGGCCAAGCTCCCGTGGCTCTTCACGGGCACGCTGATTGCGACGCTGCTGGCCAATCCGCTGTACGCCACGATCGTGTCGCGCCTTCCGGTGCGACGCTTCATCCCGATCGTGTACCGGGTGTTTGCCGGCTTGCTCGTGGTGTTCGCCTTCGCGGTATACAGTACCGGTCCCGCCGAAGAGAAGTATCTCGGTCCTGCCTTCTGGATCTTCATCAGCGTCTTCAGCCTCTTCGTGCCCTCGGTGTTCTGGGGCTTCATGGCGGACACGTTCTACAGCGATCAGGGCAAGCGCCTCTACGGCTTCATCGGTGTCGGTGGCACGTTGGGTGGGATGTTCGGCTCGAAGTTCACCTCGCTGATGGCGACGCAGGTGGGAACGCCGATGCTGATGTTGATGTCGGTGCTGCTGCTCGAGTGCGGCGTGCAGATGCTCCGCAAATTTCCGCCCAGCTTCCGTGCGGAAACGCGCGATCGCGAAGAGGCAAAGCGCTCGGTGGGTGGTGGCTCCCTGGCGGGGATCACGCATGTGCTGCGCTCTCCGTACCTGCTTGGCATCTGTCTCTTCATGCTGTTGTTCACGATCGGCACGACGGTGCTGTATTTCCAGCAAGCCGAGATCGTAGGCGCGAAGTTCGCGGATCGTGAGTCGCGCACGGCGTTCCTGGCGAATCTCGACTTCTATGTGCAGCTGCTGACGGTGCTGGCGCAGCTGTTCATCTCGGGTCGCGTGATCAAGTGGATCGGCGTCGGGATGACACTCGCGATCCTGCCGCTGGTGAGCGTGATCGGCTTCGGCGCGCTCGGCGTCTGGCCGTCGCTCTCGCTGTTTGTGGCCTTCACGGTGATTCGTCGCGCCGGCAACTATGCGTTCGCGAACCCTGGCCGTGAGGTGTTGTTCTCGGTGATCCCCGCCGAGGACAAGTACAAGGCCAAGAACTTCATCGACACCTTCGCGTACCGCAGCGGCGACCAGATCGGCGCGTGGAGCTACGCCGGCATGTCGGCCGCCGGTCTCGCGGTAAGTTCCATCGCACTGATCGCGGCGCCGATGAGCGCGGTGTGGCTGGTCGTGGCAATCTGGCTGGGGCGGCGACACACGGTCATGTCGAAAGCGGAGTCGTTGTAG
- a CDS encoding TetR/AcrR family transcriptional regulator, with the protein MNTSAIRTASLARRERQKAETRQAILDAARELFVTDGVEATTMRAIAAKIGYTPTAIYHHFRDKDALIVELCMADFTALGQAMYKIGRIEDPVERLRRMGLAYTDFALDNQSQYRFMFMTSLKHPMVDAAGNIVKSPDEDAYGFLLQTVTEGIEKGVYRPELSDAPELAQMFWGGIHGIISLWFTHCNEPHIVFRDPRETVRTMCDAMIRGSLRNSA; encoded by the coding sequence ATGAACACCTCCGCCATCCGCACCGCTTCGCTGGCCCGCCGGGAACGGCAAAAGGCCGAGACGCGCCAGGCTATCCTGGACGCGGCGCGGGAGCTGTTCGTGACCGATGGCGTGGAGGCCACCACGATGCGGGCGATCGCGGCCAAAATCGGCTACACGCCAACCGCGATCTACCACCACTTTCGGGACAAGGACGCCCTGATCGTGGAGCTATGCATGGCCGACTTCACCGCGCTCGGTCAGGCCATGTACAAGATCGGCCGCATCGAGGATCCGGTGGAGCGGCTACGGCGGATGGGCTTGGCGTACACCGACTTTGCGCTCGATAATCAGAGCCAGTATCGGTTCATGTTCATGACATCATTAAAACATCCCATGGTGGATGCGGCCGGAAATATCGTGAAGTCGCCCGACGAGGACGCCTACGGGTTTCTCCTCCAGACGGTCACCGAAGGGATCGAGAAAGGCGTCTATCGCCCCGAGCTGAGCGATGCCCCCGAGCTGGCCCAGATGTTCTGGGGTGGCATCCACGGCATCATTTCTCTCTGGTTTACCCACTGCAACGAACCCCACATCGTGTTCCGCGACCCCCGCGAAACGGTCCGCACCATGTGTGACGCGATGATCCGCGGAAGCCTCCGAAACTCTGCCTGA
- a CDS encoding TolC family protein, with amino-acid sequence MFYTLPMFRMRHWLLLRLTAALTVGGAASAKAQSPPTARQLLDRYVAEALAANLALAQQSAALTRANAGVREANGRFLPSVGLNARYSEFSGVINIGDFINPAYRALNQLVGESRFPTNVNASLPLRQETKFELTQPLFNDALFGARAAARAQRDLAGATRKGAMRQLAADIQQAWLGYASTVRAVETLESTLPVLDENVRVSERLIGAGQATPDVLLRARAERSELLQQIEEARRQSNAARRGFNVLRNRDDDAAISLVDDSTLLAVDTLSRSALLAHALTHREELAQAGTGISLARAQQRIATAAYLPSLALAASYGVQGDRYRFNTRSDVSLASVVLSWNAFNGGQDAARREQASATRTEAEYRQREVERAIGLQVLNAYDAVQSARSTLVTADDRVASAERAFALVQRRFAEGLATPVEFLSARTAFTSAAINQVITRFTFATRVVELERAAALRALPN; translated from the coding sequence ATGTTCTACACACTACCGATGTTCAGAATGCGTCACTGGCTGCTTCTACGCCTCACTGCCGCGCTTACGGTCGGTGGCGCCGCTTCGGCCAAAGCGCAGAGTCCGCCCACCGCCCGCCAACTGCTCGACCGCTATGTGGCCGAGGCGCTCGCCGCCAACCTCGCCCTCGCGCAGCAGTCGGCCGCGCTCACCCGCGCCAACGCCGGCGTGCGCGAGGCCAACGGGCGATTCCTCCCCTCCGTCGGCCTGAACGCGCGCTACTCCGAATTCAGCGGCGTCATCAACATCGGCGACTTCATCAATCCGGCGTACCGCGCGCTCAACCAGCTCGTCGGCGAGTCACGCTTTCCGACCAACGTGAACGCTTCGCTCCCGCTGCGGCAAGAAACCAAGTTCGAGCTCACGCAGCCGCTCTTCAACGACGCCCTGTTCGGTGCGCGTGCCGCCGCGCGGGCCCAACGCGACCTGGCCGGCGCCACCCGCAAGGGCGCCATGCGACAGCTCGCCGCCGACATTCAGCAGGCTTGGCTCGGCTACGCCAGCACCGTGCGCGCCGTCGAGACACTCGAGTCTACGCTGCCGGTGCTCGACGAGAACGTACGGGTGAGCGAGCGCCTAATCGGTGCCGGACAAGCCACTCCCGACGTGCTGCTCCGTGCGCGGGCTGAGCGAAGCGAGCTGCTCCAGCAAATCGAGGAAGCGCGACGGCAGAGCAACGCCGCCCGGCGAGGCTTCAATGTGCTTCGCAATCGTGACGATGACGCGGCCATCTCGCTCGTGGACGACAGCACACTGCTTGCCGTCGACACGCTGTCGCGAAGCGCGCTGCTGGCCCATGCCCTCACGCATCGCGAAGAACTCGCGCAGGCCGGCACTGGTATCTCGTTGGCCCGCGCGCAGCAGCGCATTGCTACGGCGGCCTACCTGCCAAGCCTGGCACTGGCCGCCAGCTACGGCGTGCAGGGTGATCGCTATCGCTTCAATACTCGCAGCGACGTGAGCCTCGCCTCGGTGGTGCTGTCGTGGAACGCCTTCAACGGTGGACAGGACGCCGCCCGCCGCGAACAAGCCAGCGCGACGCGAACGGAAGCGGAATACCGCCAGCGTGAAGTCGAGCGCGCCATTGGCCTGCAGGTGTTGAACGCGTACGACGCCGTGCAGTCGGCGCGCAGCACGCTTGTTACCGCCGATGACCGCGTAGCCAGTGCCGAGCGCGCTTTCGCGTTGGTGCAGCGCCGCTTCGCCGAGGGACTCGCCACGCCAGTGGAGTTCCTGAGCGCACGCACAGCGTTCACGTCGGCGGCGATCAACCAGGTGATCACGCGCTTCACCTTCGCCACCCGTGTGGTGGAACTCGAACGCGCTGCTGCCTTGCGCGCGCTCCCCAACTGA